The Papaver somniferum cultivar HN1 chromosome 3, ASM357369v1, whole genome shotgun sequence genome includes a region encoding these proteins:
- the LOC113360870 gene encoding S-norcoclaurine synthase 2-like, translating to MKGKISKEVQVPVPASDLWAVYGTLELIRLIKKLLPEILRDFEVVVGDGGVGTVLKLTFPPESPVTNYSEKFTKVDNEKRIKVTEVVEGGYLEVGFSLYRVTYEITEKSEHSSVIITIEYELDDAFADNASLVSIKPLEVIAKTIGKYLKEKKG from the exons ATGAAAGGGAAGATTTCGAAAGAGGTACAGGTCCCAGTTCCGGCATCAGATCTTTGGGCTGTTTACGGCACCTTAGAACTCATAAGACTTATCAAGAAATTACTGCCTGAAATTCTTCgtgattttgaagttgttgttggCGACGGAGGTGTTGGTACAGTGTTAAAACTCACTTTTCCACCAG AGTCTCCCGTAACAAACTACAGTGAGAAATTCACGAAGGTTGATAATGAAAAACGTATCAAAGTGACAGAGGTGGTTGAAGGAGGATATTTGGAGGTAGGGTTTAGCTTATATCGAGTTACCTACGAAATCACCGAGAAAAGTGAACATTCATCCGTGATCATAACTATTGAATATGAACTTGATGATGCCTTTGCGGACAATGCTTCCCTGGTTTCCATTAAGCCATTAGAAGTTATAGCAAAAACAATTGGGAAGTATCTTAAGGAGAAAAAAGGGTGA